The genomic segment AGTGATTGACAGGCCAAATTTTGAAGAGTTTTACTGCATCAACGTACAAAACCATTACAGCCACAGCTGAGGGAACACAAGGAATCTATCAGCATATAAAAAACATACGCTAGATGAGGTGGGCAACATCGGGCACTCATGAATTTTTAGGAAAGCACTTGTGAGGTCCGTACAACCTCGCTTAAACGCAACCTTTGTGTTCTGTCGAAACAAAGGAGACCCCTGATGATCCTCTGAACTTCGGGGTGCACCTGCTGACCGCCAGCGTCTCGGCGCTGGCGAAAAAGGTCAGGCAATGATTTGTCCTCGCTCAACTGTTGAATGTACATTGTGACATCCTTTGTCCTACGAAAATGCTTCGAAGAAAGACCAAAAGGGTAGACGCCTGTCCATAATTTGTACAATGTCATACCCAAAGCCCACAAATCAGCAGCCTCCGTAACTTGAGCGAAAAtcgctcgtcttctgtcccACCCCGCCAGTACGATTCCGACGTCTGAAGGATCTGTCAACTTTGGTGTGTAAACAAGAGCTTCAGTACTACCGTTGGGAACACTAAGGCCGAAATCGCCGAGGTAAATGTTACCCTGTTCATCAAGAAAAAAGTTAGAGTCTTTAATATCCCGATGCACGAGGCCCTTGCAGTGCAAGTTGTGCACAACCTCTATCATCTGCTTTGTGAGGAACAGCCTTGCTTGGTACGATAAGCTAGCGCACGCCGACAGAAGGTCAGCCAGGCTACAATATAGCCTCTTATAAAGGACCACAATGCTGCATCCCGCGCCCCTGCTGCCAATATCGAAGAGATCCGGAAGTCCACGTATTCGTCCACAAAAGAGAGGTACGGCAAACCTGTCGCGGAAGTATAGTTGAGCCGATGTAACGGAACGAAGAAGTAGACGGATCCTCATTTCCATGCGTTTGCTTACAGCAAGAGCTTTTGAAATATCAGACTGCGGGCTTTGCAGGAAGGTGCGGTCGAGGAACAGTAGTTTGAGGGCCAAAGAGTCCAACTCTCCTGAGTGAGCAGTCGAAGCCTCGAAAACTATGCCATTCCCCCCTACTCCTAAGTACCGCCCCCGGACCATCCGCAGAGGTTGGCATTCCTTATCAAGGACGTCTAAAGTGAAATGACTACCATTGCTGACGAGGCTGTCAACTGCAACGGCAGCAGCAATCGCACCTTTATCTTGTTTGTATACACACGCCTCGACGTCTACCCAGCGAAGTACCGCCATGATGTCAGAACGACCCCGGTGCTCGTCAAGCTGAGCAAACGCCAGCCCGTTTTTGCGGATATCATACTTAGCCCGCGAACAGAGAGGCGTACAGCGAAGATAGCGGTGCAGTGTAGAAAAAACCCGGGTATTCACGTGGTGAACCCTCCAGCGAAACGCTTTCCTCCGTGAGGTGTTCGACACAGGTCCCGCTGGCTCGGTCGAAGTATCATTCTGTGTATGACACAAGTTCGACAAAGATTCTTGATTGTCCGCATGCGTTGGTTGCCCAATAAGAGCGTCAGGGCCCTCCTGTCTATCAAACTCCTCTGCAACGCGGCCGACATTCGCAGACCCCGACAAATCTACGCGCCAAGCGCTAGAGTTGAACACGTGACGCATTTCTGGAGAACAGGCACGAAATGCATCAACAAACCGCGCCGAGATGCAGAACTTTAACCATACTCACAAGACTACTGGGGCCACCAGTCGGTCAGCAAATTCAGCTAGCTAGAAACACAAAACCACGGCGTGGTTTAATATGTACAGAATTGACTAATACGCCTTTTGAGATATGTTGGATCCACCTAAAAATTGCTCTTCGGGCTGCCTGATAGAAATCCATGAGACCATTGTGTGTGACACTTATTGAACTCGAAacagaacagaaaagagcaCGTAGACACATCAGTCGGAGCGGGGACACAACAAACCCTAGCGGCGAAGAAGCTTCCGGAAACATCATATCTCCCATTCGCCTGCTGAAACGCATGTGGAAACATGATTCTCGCTTTTAGAAATTGTTTCCCGAGTTTTTGCGACGCCGCATGGGTCTCATCCCGGCGAAGTTCTCACACCTTTGGACAAAACGTACATCGCGCATATTGCCAGTATTCATCTTCGTTCATCCTGTAAAGTAGCATCCGCCAGCCTCTCGCACTTGATATTTTCAGCGgtagacacagagagagcgtACTAACAATGACTAACCATACGGGGCTGTTGGATACGGCAGCTGAATGTGCAAAACGTTCGAGCGTGCTCCACACCGGCCTACCCTTGAGACAGGCAGGCCAGGATACAGTCACAACACTTCTTTTCAGCTGTCAAGATTGTAAAGCTGTGTCACCCACTTCAGATAGCTGAATATAACTTTCAACTACGCATATGATCTCGGCACGATTGCCGCTG from the Toxoplasma gondii ME49 chromosome IX, whole genome shotgun sequence genome contains:
- the ROP41 gene encoding rhoptry kinase family protein ROP41 (encoded by transcript TGME49_266100), translating into MRHVFNSSAWRVDLSGSANVGRVAEEFDRQEGPDALIGQPTHADNQESLSNLCHTQNDTSTEPAGPVSNTSRRKAFRWRVHHVNTRVFSTLHRYLRCTPLCSRAKYDIRKNGLAFAQLDEHRGRSDIMAVLRWVDVEACVYKQDKGAIAAAVAVDSLVSNGSHFTLDVLDKECQPLRMVRGRYLGVGGNGIVFEASTAHSGELDSLALKLLFLDRTFLQSPQSDISKALAVSKRMEMRIRLLLRSVTSAQLYFRDRFAVPLFCGRIRGLPDLFDIGSRGAGCSIVVLYKRLYCSLADLLSACASLSYQARLFLTKQMIEVVHNLHCKGLVHRDIKDSNFFLDEQGNIYLGDFGLSVPNGSTEALVYTPKLTDPSDVGIVLAGWDRRRAIFAQVTEAADLWALGMTLYKLWTGVYPFGLSSKHFRRTKDVTMYIQQLSEDKSLPDLFRQRRDAGGQQVHPEVQRIIRGLLCFDRTQRLRLSEVVRTSQVLS